From a region of the Deltaproteobacteria bacterium genome:
- the def gene encoding peptide deformylase: MAVLPIVTYPAPILAKPAKKVESFDEGIKTLISDMAETLAEQKGLGLAAVQVGADCRLIIYQVPENHGGDGVVRALINPVIEKSEGKILSEGEGCLSVPEFRADVPRAERICVTGLDGEGEAVNIDADGLLSIILQHEIDHLEGVLFIDRISRLKREMYKRRVKKQLKRYED; this comes from the coding sequence GTGGCTGTTTTGCCAATTGTAACCTATCCCGCGCCAATTCTCGCAAAGCCTGCGAAGAAGGTGGAAAGTTTTGACGAGGGCATAAAAACCCTCATCTCCGACATGGCCGAAACCCTGGCGGAACAAAAGGGCCTGGGCCTGGCTGCGGTGCAGGTGGGGGCGGACTGCCGCCTCATCATCTATCAGGTGCCGGAAAACCACGGCGGGGACGGCGTGGTGAGGGCGCTCATCAACCCGGTGATCGAAAAGTCCGAAGGAAAGATATTATCCGAGGGCGAGGGCTGCCTTTCGGTGCCGGAGTTCCGGGCAGACGTGCCGCGCGCAGAGCGCATATGCGTGACCGGCCTGGACGGGGAGGGCGAGGCCGTCAACATAGATGCCGACGGGCTTTTATCAATAATCCTTCAGCACGAGATAGACCACCTGGAAGGCGTGCTTTTCATCGACCGCATTAGCCGCTTAAAGCGCGAGATGTACAAACGAAGGGTCAAAAAGCAGCTTAAAAGATACGAAGACTAA